A genomic region of Chloroflexota bacterium contains the following coding sequences:
- a CDS encoding DeoR/GlpR family DNA-binding transcription regulator yields MESGVSLSSMERQEQLLLFLEQHERATVDELSQRFDVSVATVRRDLESLQAQGLIQRFHGGAKIARQAPPELPALNRREEHADEKQRIGRAAAGLIEDGDTVFLGSGTTVLDVARHLHGHRGLSVISNSLLVQNELSKTAAITVIGLGGILRHSEMSMIGHITEQALAEVRAQKTIIGIRAIDVEHGLTNDYVPETMTDRAILAQPGQTIIVADHSKCARVSTVWLAPISSVDTLVTDDKAPPEFVDALAAHNIKVLTV; encoded by the coding sequence ATGGAATCTGGTGTCAGCCTCTCCAGCATGGAAAGACAGGAGCAACTGCTCCTGTTTTTGGAACAGCACGAACGAGCGACGGTCGATGAGCTGTCACAGCGTTTCGACGTCAGTGTGGCGACGGTGAGACGGGATCTGGAATCCCTGCAGGCCCAGGGTCTCATCCAGCGGTTTCACGGTGGCGCCAAGATAGCCAGACAAGCACCGCCAGAGTTGCCCGCCTTGAACCGCAGGGAAGAGCATGCCGATGAAAAGCAGCGAATTGGACGGGCGGCTGCCGGGCTGATCGAGGATGGCGACACGGTTTTCCTGGGCAGTGGCACTACGGTGCTGGATGTGGCAAGGCATCTACACGGGCATCGAGGGCTCTCCGTCATAAGCAATTCGCTGCTTGTGCAAAATGAGCTGTCAAAAACAGCCGCAATCACCGTGATCGGGCTTGGGGGAATCCTGCGGCACAGCGAGATGTCGATGATCGGTCACATCACCGAGCAGGCCTTGGCCGAAGTGAGAGCACAGAAGACCATCATTGGCATTCGCGCCATCGATGTTGAACATGGCCTTACTAACGACTATGTGCCCGAAACCATGACCGACCGGGCGATTCTTGCACAACCGGGCCAGACCATCATCGTGGCTGATCACAGCAAGTGTGCTCGGGTATCCACAGTTTGGCTGGCGCCCATCTCCTCCGTAGACACCCTGGTCACCGATGACAAGGCGCCCCCTGAATTCGTGGATGCCCTCGCAGCGCACAACATCAAGGTGCTCACCGTCTGA
- a CDS encoding extracellular solute-binding protein, producing the protein MKSKNILILVLNLTLVTALLLAGCVAAPPAPPAVEPPAEDAAATAPEPEAEEVAEGETITVIFPQHEADLSGAFEARVREFENETGIEVDLIQIGWSQVADKVVPELATGGSAYDVVEFDNGWVAQWCGAGWTTPLTDFMPEGYTDGMIPGLVDLFSCPDGTVHGLVWNNDTRFFFYNADKLAEAGFDAPPATVEELVTQSLAAQEAGVVEYGMAPFWDQDWALGNEFHFWSYAFGGEIVDADGCFQFNKDPKTLAALEFMIDSLKNGVSNPAGLTYDQATSQDILLKGNSMFMPQGIAGLMTYADDESISNVAGQMQVALVPGAESGQSATLTLPEAYAIPANSEHKEAAWKFIEYMTSLESNRKLAREIGLLPIWVELYTDPELTELYPFWADFSAQLETARGLSTITWYGDFMDVLMLEIHKALLGDQSAQEALDAMAEGLSEFECVR; encoded by the coding sequence ATGAAAAGCAAGAATATCCTGATCTTGGTGCTCAACCTGACACTGGTGACTGCCCTGCTGCTGGCTGGGTGCGTCGCGGCACCGCCGGCGCCACCGGCTGTGGAGCCACCGGCGGAAGATGCAGCAGCAACTGCTCCAGAACCGGAAGCCGAGGAAGTGGCTGAAGGTGAGACCATCACCGTCATCTTTCCGCAGCATGAGGCCGACCTGAGCGGAGCCTTCGAAGCCCGTGTCCGTGAATTCGAAAATGAAACTGGCATCGAGGTCGATCTCATTCAGATCGGCTGGTCCCAGGTGGCCGACAAGGTTGTGCCTGAATTGGCCACCGGCGGCAGCGCCTACGACGTCGTCGAATTCGATAACGGCTGGGTGGCGCAATGGTGCGGCGCCGGCTGGACGACGCCGCTTACTGATTTCATGCCGGAGGGATACACAGACGGGATGATACCGGGCCTGGTCGATCTGTTCTCTTGTCCGGACGGCACCGTGCATGGTCTTGTCTGGAACAACGATACCCGCTTTTTCTTCTACAATGCCGACAAACTGGCCGAAGCCGGTTTCGACGCTCCTCCGGCGACGGTGGAGGAGTTGGTGACACAGAGTCTGGCAGCCCAGGAGGCCGGGGTGGTTGAGTACGGCATGGCCCCTTTCTGGGACCAGGACTGGGCGCTGGGCAATGAGTTCCATTTCTGGAGCTACGCCTTCGGCGGTGAGATCGTCGACGCTGATGGTTGCTTCCAGTTCAACAAGGATCCCAAGACCCTGGCCGCTTTGGAATTCATGATCGACTCCCTCAAAAACGGCGTATCGAACCCGGCCGGGTTGACCTACGATCAGGCTACCTCGCAGGACATCCTTCTGAAGGGGAACTCGATGTTCATGCCCCAGGGCATCGCCGGCCTGATGACGTATGCTGACGATGAGTCGATTTCCAACGTTGCCGGGCAGATGCAGGTCGCCCTGGTTCCGGGCGCGGAGTCCGGCCAGAGCGCCACGCTCACCCTGCCGGAGGCCTACGCCATCCCGGCCAACTCGGAGCACAAGGAAGCGGCCTGGAAATTCATCGAGTACATGACCAGCCTTGAATCCAACAGAAAGCTCGCCCGGGAGATTGGTCTGTTGCCGATCTGGGTTGAACTCTACACCGATCCGGAGCTGACCGAGCTCTATCCTTTCTGGGCTGACTTCTCCGCTCAGTTGGAAACGGCCCGTGGTTTGTCAACCATCACCTGG